aagcaaagaaggtaagcttcccctcacctgtggtacaaggcttttatgtgattttcggatttataaggattagaaaacctaggaaagaatttaagaaaatttggctaaagaaaaggttttcaaatctaggatgatttaaacaagacctcatttcatgataagattttctatgctatgtagaaggattcttttccatgattttatactgatatgatgtatgatcagaggagtatctaaccctaggatttaaccaaaaatattttaaagaggctaggaagattattgtctaaccaaactagtgcaaggttccttctatgaaatgctaaggacctttctatggttttcttgcttggaaattaattggaaccaaaagaaaactcacttgtatgcttcggaccagaaaggttaagggttagaaagaccttcaaaaatttaaataaacatgctcctatgataggatataaagtttcttaaagggtgttcacattgctagaaactcatgaactatttttaggatttttttcggccatgataaaagggatagcttagattagcctaaacaaaaatattaatatgctcaagacctctgtgatattatgatatgaaagttgattaatgctctcatgtttaattggaatgtagaaaattaattacatgatataagacatgtaagatcacaagagtcctagcttgtttatgatccaattttgtgtatgatgttcttagtaacttttgccatgatatttacttaggctttccatgctttaggccacttaagaaacctagcttaaagactggtaggtttcggccatgaaggaaaataaaagaaaaagggaaagaaacctaggaaatgctatacataatgagaagaaatgaaattatgttacgtaatatgccatgatatgttatagcataggaaatgctatacataatgagaagaaatgaaattatgttacgtaatatgccatgatatgttataacataggaaatgctatacataatgagaagaaatgaaattatgttacgtaatgatatgttatagcataggaaatgctatacataatgaaaagaaatgaaaaaggaaatgcatgaaagattgttagggacatgatctgatagttatgcatgataagttatttttgtatggtttgtaccaagggtgggctccgtaaacgccccggggtcgatggagtaagactcgggcctcgtcagtaatgggcctctgaatgccctaggtcgatggaataagactcgggcctagtatgtatgcatggtagggttcaagacttgctaccttggacctacctatgaagcgcgcgcattatgtatgtggtacaaaccgggatcccctctaatgatgatattaatttcaagtacttataagtataagttttcaaattcatgatgcattgcctacatatgtgcttgaattatctgatgattagatataatgtcatgttatgatatgaatatgaatatgatacccttgtatgtcgtatgcttatgatacctcgcatgatattaatatgcaatgatatgaattcggttttagtgagtaggaaaggaacttactgagccatgagtgctcatagcttactttccttgtaccgcagatatgggggacggatattcggaacgacggagcagtaggaggagcagatagtgatgtgtgtggtggtggctcggcaagaacgattcggacaaattaatatttttagttatatgatcaatatatgcacattcgaactaatcagaatatgtgatatcatgcttatttaaataaaaggaatgatttaaaattttccgctgttatagtataactaaagcatgtacgtaagtagtataagatcgtagcgccgcccttgggtaagaagggtgggcgttacaataaACCAATCCACAAATCAGAGAACTGAAATGATAGCTTTGTTGTTCTCTCATGGCTATCAGCTGCACATATGCAAGGTAATGTTTTCGAACTACGGCCACCAACCTAACCAATCAAGAACCTCCATATGATCTGAACAAATGACAAATAAAGTCTACAGCTTTTGAGAGAAGTTCAACTCATTTGTAGGTACAAAAAGCAGGAATTTTATCGACTTACGAATTTGCATCACAAGAACATATGTGGATGGTGAATCACTTAGCTATCTGTCACATAACATCAATTTCATATATTACAGATAAAAGGATACCATAATTTTTCCTCTACGATGCACATCTGTTATGGACACATACATAATTAatataaagaaagaaaacaaaaccaaaatctatgataaaaaaaaaattcattcgtTTCATTTATTCATCAATAAAAGGCAAAAGTACATGATATCATGCATTTATGATGCATAACTAACTTCTATTGAACTTAAATGGGTAGCTGactattaatataaataatagaTGAAGAAGCAGGATCTAGCCTCACTTGCATAAAATTGTAGCGTTGTCTTCCAATGGATTCATTTTTAGCAACAGAAAAATAGGCCAAGATAGGGTAGTGGCCAATGTATGATGCATAACTGTCGCGTTGGATATTCACACCCCATTCATTGAAGGACACAAGAAAgatatttgaattatttttatgTATTCAATTTATATATGACAAATAGATAGCAACTTTGCAAGTAAGCTTTGGGAATTTACAATCTATTTAAGTCCGCATGCCCTGTTCCAACATATTTAGTTTGAAGATGCTCTAGCTGAGAATTGATGTTGAATCTATCGCTTGCCTGTGTGGACAAAGTTCTATGAGATCTTTACTACTAGTAAAAATAATGATAGCTTCACTAGATTACAATTACATCTATTCAATTGAACAAAAATTGAAAATGTACCATTAAGGTTATACTAAAATAAACATCCCAGATACATCAATGGATTGTTGTTGGGCATTCCTCCTACGTAGAGGAACAGAGACCAATGGATGAATGAAAATCATCAAATATTACTAACTGAAGGACAATCCTACTGTGATAAATAGTCTGAACTGTTTGACAGGTGACTGAATATAAGGTTAAGAATAATTGTGACAAAAAATATCTACAATTTGAGTGTTGATGTTAGGATAAGCTTAGCATTAGCATAGAGACAAGCGATGATGTCTTATCAGCAAAACCACAAGCCATATAAGGTAGTCTCAATAAAATAGAATGTGAAATAGACGGAACTAAAGTTCAGGTTAAGGTCACAATCAGGCCCACAATGCATTTAACATAGTCCCAGGTATGTGACTGAGGGTTCTTCTggatagggctgtaaatgaaccaaatgttcgtgaacaagcttgatgTTCAACTTGGCAAGAGTTTATTTATGTTTGCTCAATATACAcaatatcaattaaataaacaagcttgaacagctcgttaaactaaacaaacaagcttgaacacatatgtgttcaactgtTCGTAAACAACATTCATGAATAATGTTTATGAATAATGTTCGTAACCAATGtttacgaaccatatttattaataaaacttttatcaatatgctaaataaacaaaataaaattaaaaaaataaataactttgaaatatcaaacttaataactaatcaaacaattaaCGAGCCTGAACTgaaagctcgataacatctaaacgaaccaaactcgaaccaaactcaagtcatgcttgaattgagagctcgataacatctaaacgaaccaagctcaagccaagcttaaaacaagctcaagctcataaaaaataaaccaagtcaagcttgaacaatcatttcaaaggcTTGATTCATTTTAAACTCAGCTTGACTTGattcggttaccttatcaaataagcttgaataccCTAAAGCTCGACTCGGCTTGTTTACAATCCTATTTCTAGAAATTAACATGCCTACAACTGCTATCTCCATGACTTTGCCTCATGATACCTATATTGTTACATGTGCATGTGTGTGTGCTAAGGTTTAATCCTAAGAAGTAGTGGGCACAAGGATGGTGCACTAAAACAGCTTGTTTGTGGGATAAAATGTATATAAACACATTGGAGGACATGATGAAGAAGAGAGAGGCATATGGTGCAAgtatttatatattcttttagaaTAGCAGGTTTATACCATAGTTTTAAAAGCCCCTGGTTGAGCCGCATAATAAGACACCTAGCTGATTTTTGAAGGGATAGCATGGCGACTGCATATGGCATATGTAGTCTACATATGCAGTTGAAAAAACTTATTTGGTTCATTTGCATTAATATGAACCGAACCAAATTGACTTAAACCCAAGCTACTATATTTAGTAGCTTGTAGCACGTACCATTTTAATACTGACAAAATATTCACATACCACATGTGTTTTTGCAATAGGTTGACACGTACCACTTGCTATGCTTTTTCAAACCTTGGTTTATATGGTCAGTCACCCATGGTttcttcctattttttttttatcattttgtaCTTCAGTGCTTGTTATCTTGTTAAGTATCAGCATCAGTTGGTATTTGCTTTGTCTCCTTGATCTTTCACATTTGTAGTGCTACAAAGTGATCTGATCACTGACCAAGaatgtgttagctagagccctagagctaatcatttgatgattatattttggacttattgtatcatattctatataaataaaggcatttggattttggttattatacttacttgtattggtgtcaaataaactaagtataataatgtccttgagtagatggttctcacctatatcaattggttagttgaaccgatagtgagatgacatagggaacactactctaaataattcctagtcgagtgttaacattcaggggcaatgttaatgcaataaaactagcacgtaggtcaactcaatgactagATCTcagaagtcatggatatggagatatcaagttgacacatgggtatgcattggagaatgtatactgaatgacccgccatgagaaagtatcatggatcgttatatgagtgtcatatactttctcatgtggctattagtatgactattagtccttggacctgaagtcaccatggatccctacataaggagttatgtactttggtttcgtcaaacgtcacccgtaactgggtggactataaaggcgattaccgggtatgtatcaaattatgcagagggatgtaagtgatgtagatgggatctatccctcccatatgacgggagcgacatcaatattcttgatagagtgagaccactaagtgcatggccatgcccaaatgagtcaacatgagatgttaagctcatttgatcgagtgagtctacttggagttcaagatttagattgattagaggatgacacggtctatgtctcacattgattaatctagatgtctaggatagaaggacaatgtcacatattgtgaggagtcacaattagtagtcacaaggtgatgttggatctcaacattcttgtaacttgggtagtaatgatatgttgctagataccgctcattacttatgcttctaaatgagtttaggggcattgtcaacgttacaagaacctattgggtcacacacaaagaacatgtggatggagattcggttcatatgatgaaccaattggattgggttcatctaatgcaccaaagattggattcaaattagacttatcgagttagactcaattagattcaattgttgaatgagtctaatttatatttgattcattgagtcaatttata
This genomic stretch from Zingiber officinale cultivar Zhangliang chromosome 7A, Zo_v1.1, whole genome shotgun sequence harbors:
- the LOC121999408 gene encoding uncharacterized protein At4g14342-like — translated: MALIEARHDSMRLQPTLSNSWLVVMYAGRRSVVASIGGEDQRRVGKEGKGESAVASDRFNINSQLEHLQTKYVGTGHADLNRFEWGVNIQRDSYASYIGHYPILAYFSVAKNESIGRQRYNFMQKMLLPCGLPPEREED